In Marinobacter antarcticus, one genomic interval encodes:
- a CDS encoding thioredoxin family protein, which yields MSYTSRYTPETLSRDELDQSTGPMVIELGTNWCGICQGAQADIKAAMDNHPDVAHVKIEDGKGRRLGRTFGVKLWPTLIFLKDGEEIARVVRPEDSSDIEDALLKIH from the coding sequence ATGTCGTACACCAGCCGATATACACCCGAAACCCTGAGCCGTGATGAGCTGGACCAGAGCACGGGCCCAATGGTGATCGAACTCGGCACCAACTGGTGCGGGATCTGCCAGGGTGCTCAGGCGGACATCAAAGCGGCAATGGACAATCACCCAGACGTTGCGCATGTGAAGATTGAGGATGGCAAAGGCCGCAGATTGGGGCGGACGTTTGGCGTTAAGCTCTGGCCGACCCTCATTTTTTTGAAGGATGGTGAAGAAATAGCGCGAGTCGTCCGCCCAGAAGACAGCAGCGACATCGAAGATGCACTGCTAAAAATTCACTAA
- a CDS encoding DUF4177 domain-containing protein has product MTVKHYTEYKMVHIAEGGCGTLLLGSSGLPLKKIEAELNRYASEGWQVVFQVLEMKRFWLFWQREAVIVTLGR; this is encoded by the coding sequence ATGACGGTTAAACATTATACCGAATACAAGATGGTCCATATCGCGGAGGGCGGATGTGGGACGTTGCTTCTGGGTTCCTCGGGCTTGCCTTTAAAGAAGATTGAGGCGGAATTAAACCGCTACGCTTCTGAAGGTTGGCAGGTTGTATTTCAGGTTCTGGAGATGAAACGCTTCTGGCTGTTTTGGCAGCGTGAAGCTGTGATCGTTACGTTGGGACGTTAA
- a CDS encoding RSP_7527 family protein, giving the protein MSYKAPKLNELNNIDIDYYTKLAAQQRSEHIAHMATSLTAKIKSFFHVKLPKLSISH; this is encoded by the coding sequence ATGAGTTACAAAGCTCCGAAACTGAACGAACTGAACAATATCGACATTGATTACTACACAAAGCTTGCAGCACAGCAGCGTAGCGAACATATCGCGCACATGGCGACGTCACTCACAGCCAAAATCAAGTCCTTCTTCCACGTGAAGCTGCCAAAACTGTCCATCAGCCATTGA
- a CDS encoding 2-hydroxyacid dehydrogenase → MTISIICTNKDPEPWVAALRALDPTLDVQIWPNESRKADVEFALCWHHPKGVLRDYQNLRCICSMGAGIDHLLNDEFLPKDLPVIRIIDPLLAQSMYEYLHTAVMYYFRDFDIYKTQQYQSTWKQQLPKSIAHTTIGVMGLGKLGEYSASKFSEIGFNVIGWSRTQKTITGVKSYTGDRQLEEFLSQVDILICLLPLTNETRGILNLENFSKLPSGACLVNVARGEHVMDEDLITAINQGQLRGACLDVFREEPLPQTHPFWQHNKILLTPHCSSITDPNSVAPQILENYRLMKSGRPLMNQVNLVRGY, encoded by the coding sequence ATGACAATATCAATTATTTGTACCAATAAAGATCCTGAACCCTGGGTAGCTGCCCTAAGGGCATTAGACCCTACTCTCGACGTTCAAATATGGCCAAACGAAAGCCGAAAAGCGGACGTTGAGTTTGCCTTGTGCTGGCATCACCCTAAAGGCGTTCTACGAGACTACCAAAATCTGCGATGCATTTGTTCTATGGGCGCAGGTATAGATCACTTACTTAATGATGAGTTTTTGCCGAAAGACCTACCGGTAATAAGAATTATAGATCCTCTATTAGCACAGTCTATGTATGAATATCTTCATACAGCAGTTATGTATTACTTCCGAGATTTTGACATATACAAAACTCAGCAATACCAATCAACCTGGAAGCAGCAGTTACCAAAATCAATAGCCCATACGACCATCGGTGTAATGGGGTTAGGTAAGCTTGGAGAATATTCGGCGAGCAAGTTTTCTGAGATTGGATTTAATGTTATTGGTTGGTCGCGCACTCAGAAGACTATTACCGGAGTAAAATCTTATACAGGTGACAGGCAATTAGAAGAGTTTCTTTCGCAAGTAGATATATTGATTTGCTTATTGCCCCTGACAAACGAGACGCGTGGTATTCTTAATTTAGAAAACTTTAGTAAACTGCCTTCTGGGGCTTGCCTGGTTAATGTAGCGAGGGGCGAACACGTGATGGATGAAGATCTGATAACAGCAATAAATCAAGGTCAGCTGCGAGGAGCGTGCCTTGATGTTTTTAGAGAGGAGCCATTACCTCAAACGCACCCATTTTGGCAGCACAACAAAATACTCCTGACCCCTCATTGCTCAAGCATTACAGACCCTAACTCAGTCGCGCCTCAAATTTTAGAAAACTATCGGCTGATGAAGAGTGGTCGGCCCTTGATGAATCAAGTAAACCTTGTCAGAGGGTATTAA
- the thpR gene encoding RNA 2',3'-cyclic phosphodiesterase: MRRLFFGLEIPAQIKDRLLKARAEVSGAKWQSVEQMHITLLFPGEVEEERLLAACEAARHIPLAAFELNVAGLGCFGQPRAPQNLWAGVQPTAPVASLHSAIKDQMENLGLTTESRAFRPHITLARFKRQPGSVQSLLAEYGETAFGSFQVDQFVLFESEQRSGGSVYTVIERFPSWPAAV; this comes from the coding sequence ATGCGCAGACTCTTCTTCGGACTGGAGATTCCCGCTCAGATCAAAGATCGCCTGTTGAAGGCCAGGGCAGAGGTGTCAGGTGCCAAATGGCAAAGTGTTGAGCAGATGCACATCACCTTGCTGTTCCCTGGCGAAGTGGAAGAAGAACGTCTATTGGCAGCGTGCGAGGCTGCCCGCCATATTCCCCTGGCGGCTTTTGAGCTGAATGTTGCGGGTCTGGGTTGTTTCGGTCAGCCTCGTGCCCCTCAAAATCTCTGGGCGGGCGTCCAGCCGACGGCTCCCGTTGCCAGCCTCCATAGTGCGATTAAAGACCAAATGGAGAACCTCGGATTAACAACTGAAAGTCGGGCATTTCGTCCCCATATCACCCTGGCCAGATTCAAGCGCCAGCCCGGTTCGGTTCAGAGCTTGCTGGCCGAGTATGGGGAAACGGCTTTTGGGTCGTTTCAGGTGGATCAGTTCGTCCTCTTTGAGAGTGAACAGCGCTCCGGTGGTTCGGTATACACAGTGATTGAACGCTTCCCTTCATGGCCCGCCGCTGTTTAA
- a CDS encoding type II toxin-antitoxin system RelE/ParE family toxin, producing the protein MTGKIVSVVFYRTANGREPVKEWLLKLNKDDRSVIGTDLKTVEYGWPLGMPLVRGFSGKANSDLWEVRSDLSGGRIARVIFTMFRGEMVLLNGFIKKTQKTPDQELAKARDRRKNLV; encoded by the coding sequence ATGACAGGGAAAATAGTCAGCGTCGTTTTTTACAGAACCGCCAATGGTCGAGAACCGGTCAAAGAGTGGTTGCTGAAGCTGAATAAGGATGATCGTTCAGTGATCGGGACCGACCTGAAGACGGTGGAGTATGGTTGGCCACTGGGGATGCCGTTGGTCAGAGGGTTTTCTGGCAAAGCCAACTCGGACTTGTGGGAAGTCCGCAGTGATCTATCAGGCGGTCGGATTGCACGAGTCATATTTACGATGTTTCGCGGCGAGATGGTGCTGCTAAACGGCTTTATAAAGAAGACTCAGAAAACACCGGATCAAGAGTTGGCAAAGGCGAGAGACCGAAGGAAGAATCTTGTCTGA
- a CDS encoding lipase family protein, translating into MKPGHNDKPTVLLVHGMWSTEGTLSDVRDAFVEEGYQVEALCLPYHYPKAEHCFPAGSL; encoded by the coding sequence ATGAAACCAGGGCACAACGACAAGCCAACGGTATTGCTTGTCCACGGGATGTGGAGCACTGAGGGCACTCTGAGTGACGTGCGGGATGCCTTTGTTGAAGAAGGTTACCAGGTAGAAGCTTTGTGCCTTCCGTATCACTATCCCAAGGCAGAGCACTGCTTTCCAGCAGGCAGTCTATGA
- the gcvA gene encoding transcriptional regulator GcvA, with protein sequence MRHLPPLNALRVFESAARHCSFAAAGKELFVTSSAVSHQVKTLEEYLGLSLFNRSRRTVTLTPAGEQYLTSVRHAFDEIEMATQRLTANQESNVVKISVAPNFLTRWLMPRMARFQALYPDIELEINASMGLLDFDRTSTDMAVYFGNGEWDDIEVHFLRKVMLVPVCSPLLLEGELPLEKPEDLAKHTLIYVSKRKWEWESWLQQSGVDFISARGSLQMSSGQLATAAAQEGLGVALADSTLTSREIKSGKLVVPFNIQLDTNRAFYLVYRKQRPLTVGMKAFKEWLMSEM encoded by the coding sequence ATGCGCCACCTGCCACCCCTCAATGCGCTTCGGGTATTTGAATCAGCCGCAAGACACTGCAGCTTTGCCGCAGCTGGCAAGGAACTTTTCGTAACGTCATCCGCGGTCAGTCATCAGGTGAAGACACTTGAAGAATATTTGGGGCTTTCACTCTTTAACCGAAGCCGGCGAACGGTGACGTTGACCCCTGCAGGCGAGCAATACCTCACATCTGTCAGGCATGCGTTCGATGAGATTGAAATGGCCACCCAACGACTGACCGCGAACCAGGAATCCAACGTGGTCAAGATCAGCGTTGCACCCAACTTCCTGACCCGCTGGCTGATGCCACGCATGGCTCGATTCCAGGCCCTGTACCCGGATATTGAACTGGAAATTAACGCGTCCATGGGGCTGCTGGATTTCGACCGTACCAGTACCGATATGGCAGTCTATTTCGGGAATGGTGAATGGGACGATATTGAAGTGCATTTCCTGCGCAAAGTTATGCTGGTGCCGGTGTGTAGCCCGCTGCTGCTGGAAGGTGAGTTGCCGCTGGAAAAGCCTGAAGACTTGGCCAAACACACTCTGATCTATGTCAGCAAACGGAAGTGGGAGTGGGAGAGCTGGCTGCAACAGTCAGGCGTAGACTTTATATCCGCCCGGGGCAGCCTGCAGATGTCCAGCGGGCAACTTGCCACGGCGGCGGCCCAAGAGGGCCTGGGAGTAGCGCTGGCTGATAGCACCCTGACGTCCCGTGAGATTAAATCGGGGAAGTTGGTGGTGCCTTTCAACATCCAGCTGGATACGAATCGGGCCTTCTATCTGGTCTACCGCAAGCAACGTCCGCTGACCGTCGGGATGAAAGCCTTCAAGGAGTGGCTGATGAGCGAGATGTAG
- a CDS encoding TM2 domain-containing protein, with the protein MLKQEDVDAEEELLRKAIRELSDEHRAEFYRQAGKTVKDPDTYAALNWFFIAGLHHFYLGRWQWGLFDLGALFVAIGCFLAGLIWPAVVLLLIVYSWELWQLFRSQIIVQDWNNRLYRDLLRRY; encoded by the coding sequence ATGCTGAAACAAGAAGACGTTGATGCCGAGGAAGAGTTGCTCAGAAAGGCGATTCGGGAGCTTTCAGACGAGCATCGGGCAGAATTCTATCGGCAGGCCGGGAAAACGGTTAAAGACCCGGATACATACGCCGCATTGAACTGGTTTTTTATCGCCGGGTTGCATCATTTTTATCTGGGGCGCTGGCAATGGGGGCTGTTTGATCTTGGCGCTCTGTTTGTTGCGATTGGCTGTTTCCTGGCGGGGTTGATTTGGCCGGCAGTCGTCTTGCTCTTGATCGTTTATTCGTGGGAACTGTGGCAATTGTTCAGATCCCAGATCATCGTTCAGGACTGGAATAATCGGCTTTATCGGGACTTGTTGCGCCGCTATTAA
- a CDS encoding flagellar basal body-associated FliL family protein: protein MNETTKDKPTSAPPPAKKGFSGLHVFGVVLLTIVATVGVGYWWLSHYVFPENFDPVTLNASEQNSLNNKLNSLGIDTQGGESGRPLQPEPYSEEGARREVHFSERELNSMLANNTDLAQRLAVDLSDNLLSALLLVPLEEDFPLLGGRTLRVNAGVELSFANGRPLVKLRGVSLMGVPIPNAWLGNLKNVDLVNEFGANPGFWQSFAAGVDYIQVEDGRLLVRLKE, encoded by the coding sequence ATGAACGAAACAACCAAGGATAAACCAACATCAGCGCCGCCGCCCGCAAAGAAGGGCTTCAGTGGCTTACATGTCTTTGGCGTTGTCCTGCTCACCATCGTTGCCACCGTCGGCGTTGGTTACTGGTGGTTGAGCCACTATGTGTTTCCTGAAAACTTCGACCCCGTAACCCTGAATGCCAGTGAACAGAATTCACTTAACAACAAGCTGAATAGTCTGGGTATTGATACTCAGGGCGGCGAATCTGGCCGCCCGTTGCAGCCGGAACCCTACAGTGAGGAAGGCGCCAGACGGGAGGTACATTTTAGCGAGCGGGAACTCAACAGTATGCTCGCCAACAACACCGATCTGGCTCAGAGACTCGCCGTCGACCTTTCGGACAATCTGCTGAGCGCCCTCCTTCTGGTGCCTCTTGAAGAGGACTTCCCCCTACTCGGCGGCAGAACCCTACGAGTAAATGCTGGCGTAGAACTCTCCTTTGCCAACGGTCGCCCCCTGGTCAAGTTAAGGGGCGTCAGCCTCATGGGCGTACCCATTCCGAACGCCTGGCTGGGTAACCTCAAGAATGTGGACCTGGTTAACGAGTTCGGCGCCAACCCGGGCTTCTGGCAATCCTTTGCAGCGGGTGTGGATTATATCCAGGTTGAGGATGGCCGGTTGCTTGTCCGGCTTAAGGAATAG
- a CDS encoding CIA30 family protein, which produces MQNNFSTADRVRNSLKTQFIADALAMPVHWFYNQMDIEKAFPGGIQRFEAAPEFHPSSIMSLHSTSSGGRRARHRHKAEPQIVGDVILKGRAQFWNVPNVHYHQGMAAGENTLNAHCSRVLMRCLADDKGHYRAQTFLPAYIGFMTADPPAHSDTYAESYHRGFFANLAKGLPPEQCAMKTHDTPSIGGLVTIAPLVFSERLRGTEMPDIQALCREHLALTHPDETLMQVCDRYVNLLCGLMEGPDEEGIKALLSEAGKGSVGLDVAALVKRNLPDNQVVGRMYSPACYISDSWPVVLYLAYKYRNDPWLALRVNTNLGGDNVHRGMVLGALLGLISNDVASRWFDQLVDHEEIGRECFKLMNENIKTRGPAVRAEQLIDIYQARLDVPSPWTVISDQVMGGVSSAALQQDDHHSSPCTCLTGRTRLDNNGGFVQMKLEMEPGWSCANYRGLFIELCGAAHDYNLHVKTNQLDKPWQSFRCTLPVEPQWTRFIVPYGQLLAHRTDAQLKPADIKSVAVVAIGSEFDVDVCVRRFGFFL; this is translated from the coding sequence GTGCAAAATAACTTCAGTACCGCAGACCGTGTCCGCAACAGCCTGAAAACCCAATTCATTGCCGACGCCCTGGCGATGCCCGTGCATTGGTTCTACAACCAAATGGATATCGAAAAGGCCTTTCCCGGAGGCATTCAGCGATTCGAAGCCGCACCAGAGTTCCACCCCTCTTCCATTATGTCGCTGCATTCCACGAGCAGCGGTGGTCGCCGTGCCCGTCACCGCCACAAAGCGGAGCCGCAAATTGTGGGGGACGTTATCCTCAAAGGCCGCGCGCAATTCTGGAATGTACCGAACGTTCACTATCATCAGGGTATGGCCGCGGGCGAGAACACCTTGAATGCCCACTGCAGCCGCGTTTTGATGCGGTGCCTCGCAGACGATAAAGGGCACTACCGTGCACAGACCTTCCTGCCCGCCTACATCGGCTTTATGACCGCAGATCCCCCGGCGCATTCAGACACCTATGCCGAGTCCTACCATCGCGGATTCTTCGCCAATCTGGCGAAAGGCCTGCCGCCCGAGCAATGCGCCATGAAGACCCACGACACGCCCTCTATCGGCGGCCTGGTGACGATTGCCCCGCTGGTATTTTCAGAGCGGCTTCGAGGTACGGAAATGCCCGACATCCAGGCTCTTTGCCGGGAACACCTGGCACTAACGCACCCGGATGAAACCTTGATGCAGGTCTGTGACCGCTATGTAAACCTTCTTTGCGGCCTGATGGAAGGGCCAGACGAAGAAGGCATCAAGGCGCTGCTGTCGGAAGCCGGCAAGGGCTCAGTGGGCCTGGATGTCGCGGCATTGGTGAAACGAAACCTGCCGGACAATCAGGTGGTGGGCCGGATGTACTCACCCGCCTGCTACATCTCAGACTCCTGGCCGGTTGTTCTGTACCTGGCCTACAAATACCGCAATGATCCGTGGTTAGCACTGCGGGTAAACACCAATCTGGGCGGCGATAACGTCCATCGGGGCATGGTGCTTGGAGCGCTGCTGGGGCTGATCAGTAATGACGTAGCCAGCCGCTGGTTTGATCAGTTGGTGGATCATGAGGAAATTGGCCGGGAGTGCTTCAAGCTTATGAATGAAAACATCAAAACCCGAGGCCCCGCCGTCCGTGCCGAACAACTGATCGATATTTATCAGGCCCGCCTGGATGTACCTTCGCCCTGGACCGTGATCAGCGATCAGGTCATGGGTGGCGTTTCCAGTGCTGCACTGCAACAGGACGACCATCATAGCTCGCCCTGCACCTGTTTGACTGGCCGCACCCGCCTCGATAACAACGGTGGGTTCGTACAGATGAAGCTTGAGATGGAGCCGGGTTGGTCATGCGCTAACTACAGGGGCCTGTTCATCGAGCTGTGCGGCGCGGCGCACGACTATAACCTGCACGTAAAAACGAATCAGCTCGACAAGCCCTGGCAATCCTTTCGCTGCACTTTGCCGGTGGAGCCGCAATGGACTCGATTCATCGTGCCCTATGGGCAACTGCTCGCTCACCGTACCGACGCTCAGCTAAAACCTGCGGACATCAAAAGCGTTGCCGTGGTGGCCATTGGCAGCGAGTTCGACGTAGACGTTTGCGTGCGACGATTTGGTTTTTTTCTCTAA
- the rho gene encoding transcription termination factor Rho, with translation MHTGFLPWAVFVEKYLSNKSYQTIMTRKTLGLTRKPIKDSKPVAEEAEAMVEVEGEADPQKRFLNAVAINPTPGIRLESGSEELTVRAIDLITPIGMGQRGLIVAPPGSGKSTILKHICQAVGKAYPEIKLYALLIDERPEEVTDFRRSVPAEVHASSSDESYAHHVRVADELLDIARQQAGEGENVMIVIDSLTRLSRVHNAERKSSGRTMSGGVDARAMEIPRRLFGAARNIENGGSLTILATVLVDTGSRMDQVIFEEFKGTGNMELVLSRDVANQRIFPALDISKSSTRREELLLDPKDLDKIRALRRALGGLKPLEGTKKLVELLEKYPTNAELLENIPGPG, from the coding sequence GTGCATACTGGTTTTTTGCCTTGGGCTGTGTTTGTCGAAAAATATCTATCTAACAAGAGCTATCAAACAATCATGACGAGAAAGACATTAGGTTTAACCCGAAAACCAATTAAAGACTCTAAACCAGTGGCTGAGGAAGCCGAAGCTATGGTTGAGGTGGAAGGTGAGGCTGATCCACAAAAACGTTTTTTAAATGCTGTGGCTATCAATCCAACGCCGGGGATTCGCTTGGAGTCAGGTTCAGAAGAACTCACGGTGCGCGCGATAGATTTGATCACGCCGATTGGAATGGGGCAGCGAGGTTTGATAGTTGCGCCGCCGGGGTCTGGAAAATCGACGATTTTGAAACATATTTGCCAGGCGGTGGGAAAGGCGTATCCCGAGATTAAACTTTACGCGTTATTGATAGATGAGCGACCCGAAGAGGTCACTGATTTCAGGCGTAGCGTCCCGGCTGAGGTACACGCTTCTTCTTCGGATGAAAGCTATGCTCATCACGTTCGCGTTGCCGATGAACTTCTTGATATCGCCCGCCAACAAGCGGGCGAGGGTGAGAACGTCATGATTGTGATTGACTCTCTCACCCGGCTTTCGCGGGTGCATAATGCGGAGCGAAAGAGCAGCGGTCGTACTATGTCTGGCGGGGTGGATGCTCGAGCGATGGAGATTCCGCGGAGGTTGTTTGGTGCTGCACGCAACATTGAGAATGGCGGCTCGCTGACCATTTTGGCAACCGTTTTGGTGGATACCGGCAGCCGTATGGACCAGGTTATCTTTGAGGAATTTAAGGGCACGGGGAACATGGAGCTGGTTTTATCGAGAGACGTTGCGAATCAGCGAATCTTTCCCGCGCTGGATATTTCGAAAAGCAGTACACGCCGTGAAGAGCTGCTGTTGGATCCAAAAGATTTAGACAAAATAAGAGCATTGCGCCGGGCGCTTGGCGGTCTCAAACCGCTAGAGGGCACAAAAAAGCTGGTTGAGCTGCTTGAGAAGTACCCTACAAATGCCGAGCTTCTGGAAAACATTCCCGGGCCAGGGTGA
- a CDS encoding helix-turn-helix domain-containing protein has protein sequence MTQHKHVGSSLDDLLEADGTLEQVETEALKRVIVWQIQQAMGQTGVNKSQLAQKMHTSRTVVNRLLDEKDTGVTITTLVKAGRALGMTWTLQAGEDNGSPRAA, from the coding sequence ATGACACAGCACAAACACGTTGGCAGCTCTCTCGATGATCTGCTTGAAGCTGATGGCACACTTGAGCAAGTAGAAACTGAGGCGCTGAAGCGGGTAATTGTCTGGCAGATTCAGCAGGCAATGGGGCAGACGGGTGTGAACAAGTCTCAACTTGCCCAGAAAATGCATACCAGCCGTACAGTGGTTAACCGCCTTCTTGATGAGAAGGACACTGGTGTAACCATCACAACGCTCGTCAAAGCCGGGCGGGCTCTGGGTATGACTTGGACCTTGCAGGCTGGCGAGGATAATGGATCGCCTCGCGCGGCTTAA
- a CDS encoding mechanosensitive ion channel family protein, with protein sequence MGESWQGLLVALQEIRLQDVIPQAAILVFAGMIAFYLHHLIARRTAADSQGMRHLTQRTIQRLAFPISMLLLVLLGRASLAALNQAYWALDLAVPLLISFALIRILVYMLRKGMRSGPLVKASENVISTFIWLVVGLHLVGLLPGLLEAMDSLAISVGDLRISLLAVIKLLLLMGLVLVVAIWLSGIIDRRLSQLPYLSPGAAVGFSKVSKLVLITVAAMSVLNLVGIDLTALAVFGGALGVGLGFGLQRIASNFISGFILVFDRSIRPGDVVSVGEKFGWVVALHARYVVVRNRDGVDTLIPNENLITTEVINWSYSDPNVRLKIPVSVSYSDDVECAMAIMLEIAREHPRVISEPEPVCRLTEFGDNGIHLEARVWVADPEAGFGSVRSDINLEIWRRFKQEGITIPFPQRDLYIKEAPAK encoded by the coding sequence ATGGGAGAAAGCTGGCAGGGTTTGCTTGTGGCGTTGCAGGAAATACGCTTGCAGGACGTCATCCCGCAGGCAGCTATTCTGGTGTTTGCGGGGATGATCGCGTTCTATCTGCACCATCTCATTGCCCGGCGTACCGCTGCAGATTCCCAGGGCATGCGACACTTGACGCAACGCACCATTCAGCGCCTTGCCTTTCCCATCTCGATGCTGCTGTTGGTTCTGCTGGGTCGCGCGTCACTCGCCGCGCTGAATCAGGCCTATTGGGCCCTGGATCTGGCTGTCCCGCTGCTGATCTCGTTCGCCCTGATCCGCATCCTGGTTTATATGTTGCGCAAGGGGATGCGAAGCGGCCCCTTGGTCAAGGCTTCGGAAAACGTAATCAGTACCTTCATCTGGCTGGTGGTGGGCCTGCATCTCGTGGGCTTGCTACCCGGATTGCTTGAGGCCATGGATAGCCTGGCCATCTCCGTGGGCGACCTGCGCATATCCCTGTTGGCGGTCATCAAGCTACTCCTGCTGATGGGCCTTGTGTTAGTGGTTGCCATATGGCTCTCGGGCATTATCGATCGGCGACTGTCCCAGTTGCCGTATCTGAGCCCCGGCGCGGCCGTGGGTTTCTCCAAAGTCAGCAAGTTGGTGCTGATCACCGTTGCTGCAATGTCCGTTCTTAATCTGGTCGGTATTGATCTCACGGCGCTCGCGGTTTTCGGCGGTGCCCTGGGTGTTGGCCTTGGCTTCGGCCTGCAGCGTATTGCCAGCAATTTCATCAGCGGTTTTATTCTTGTGTTCGACCGCTCGATTCGCCCCGGTGATGTGGTCAGCGTCGGTGAGAAGTTCGGCTGGGTGGTCGCATTGCATGCCCGCTACGTGGTGGTGCGCAACCGCGACGGCGTGGATACGCTCATTCCCAACGAAAACCTTATTACCACTGAGGTGATTAACTGGTCTTATTCGGACCCCAACGTACGCCTGAAGATCCCGGTTTCGGTAAGCTACAGTGATGACGTGGAGTGTGCCATGGCAATCATGTTGGAGATTGCCCGGGAGCACCCCCGCGTGATTTCGGAGCCGGAGCCGGTGTGCCGGTTAACGGAGTTCGGCGACAACGGCATTCATCTGGAAGCTCGGGTCTGGGTCGCAGACCCGGAAGCAGGTTTCGGTAGCGTACGCTCTGACATCAATCTGGAGATCTGGCGCCGATTCAAGCAAGAAGGCATCACCATCCCGTTCCCGCAACGAGACCTTTACATCAAGGAAGCGCCAGCGAAATAA
- a CDS encoding thioredoxin family protein, protein MKTFCSEDALSELLKTNPAVLILFGGPHCGVCQAIKPQLEKLASEEFPKLVTAYIDCQESGGKLCAVRGIFSLPVVQLWFNGQRFAEFARVFSIGEVRTALKRPYHYLNAG, encoded by the coding sequence GTGAAGACTTTTTGTTCAGAAGACGCATTATCAGAATTACTGAAAACAAATCCCGCTGTCCTTATCCTTTTTGGTGGCCCCCACTGCGGCGTATGCCAGGCAATCAAGCCTCAGCTTGAAAAGCTTGCCAGCGAGGAATTCCCGAAGCTGGTAACAGCCTACATTGATTGCCAGGAAAGCGGCGGCAAATTGTGCGCAGTTCGCGGCATTTTTTCTCTTCCGGTCGTACAGCTATGGTTTAACGGCCAACGGTTCGCGGAGTTTGCCAGAGTTTTTTCCATCGGAGAGGTTCGTACCGCGCTGAAAAGGCCCTATCACTATCTCAATGCTGGCTGA
- the yidD gene encoding membrane protein insertion efficiency factor YidD encodes MLKTLALKAIGFYRRTGGGTRWFGIDCNFEPSCSAYSEEAIRQFGFRKGLALTLHRLRRCNRPDAICKCIEPVTWDIEHAETRRR; translated from the coding sequence GTGCTGAAGACGCTGGCTCTGAAGGCCATCGGATTTTATCGCCGCACCGGAGGCGGCACCCGATGGTTTGGCATCGACTGCAATTTTGAACCGAGTTGCTCTGCCTACTCTGAGGAGGCAATCCGGCAATTTGGTTTTCGCAAAGGGCTGGCGTTGACGCTTCACCGTCTTCGAAGGTGCAACAGGCCTGACGCGATCTGTAAATGCATCGAGCCGGTAACATGGGATATCGAGCATGCTGAAACAAGAAGACGTTGA